ACGAATTTTAAGCATAATTTCAAATtcaagctccaaataatcaatgGGGAAAAGGTGAATCACTTACCAGGTTCACTGAGCAGACGTTGAGTTTCCTTCGGGATCAAATACAAAAAAgcaaaaattgttaaaaaattaCCCAAAAATCAAACCCTCGAAACCCTAATCCCCATTTCGTCGCTACGAAACTCAGTACAAAAATGAATAAGATCGAATCTTTTCAGGCACAAATCACAGAAAATATTCGATGAAATTAACACAAAAAAAAGGCAattaaaagtttaaattttCGTTTCAGGGGACGCAAACAGAGCGATCAGAGGTAAATTAAAAGAGGGATCGAGAAGAAGATTGAAGGGCGAACCTTGATGATTCGTCGGGGAAGATTACTGTTCGCCATTCGAAGGTCGATTGCAGAATACGCAATGAGGGTtttgcagagaaagagagagacagcgagagagagacagaggtgggttttctttctttctttctctcactaGGACGAAGAAGTAATCATAACAAGCACTCGGTTTACGAATATATTACGCGTTTTTTGTTTccgtgaaaaataaaaaggaaatgaTTTGACTTGTTTAttattctttctcttttttttttcttttaaattgtttattatattttttttacccttttttcacTTGGTTGGAAAGTAGCTAAATAGTTAGGCtggatttttgtaatttttttgtttaagaaaaattaacgaaaaattcaaaaaaaaaaaaaattttaatgaataataacaaataaaaataaaatgaatagtattcatgaaaaataaaaatataacttttcgttaaaagtgaatagtataaAAAATGTTAAAGAGTATTTCcttaaaattcttttttttttaatacaggAGATATTTTGTACTAATCTGCATTAAAAAAGAAGGTTTGAACCTTAGCCGTGGTAGGGTGGAACAAAAAAGTGATAACCTATATAACAAAGCACCGCTAGTAAACTTTTGTACTTGATTCTAAGTTCCAGATGTCAAAAAAggatccaaaaacaaaattatagaAGGTTTTGATATTCTGGTGATTTcactatttaattattttaattaggttttttAAAGAGAATTATTAtttacattttaaatttttcaaagggattgaaatttttggagtgcttTCCTTCTCAAAAGTTTATAACTTTGGCTCGTTTTTAGTTATTTTCGAGCGGTTCTCGTGTATAAAATGGTCATGTTACCAATGAAAAAATGGGTTCACCAACAATCCAATGGAACAAATGGTTGAGCATATGATTCTGGTGAGCGATTATACAATATGAGCATTATTACATTAAAAATGATCAAAGAGTTAAATTGTTAAGTTCTCTAAGCTAAATATGACTCGAAAGTATTAAATGATTATCGAAATGTGCATTTTcctattttattactttttctttttgcgCAAGCAACCTCTAGCTGGGTTAAATCTTTCGTGATGGAAATGCCCTCTTCCCCCAAGCCAAACTCAACAAAGAGCAAGCACCTACTCCTACAAAATGAAAAACAAGCCACTCTAGTAGTGCTCCTCTATTTTTCAGTTGTCTTCAAATCAAAGTATGACTAATAGGAGCGCGCTACAtccttatttgtttttgttcctTAATTTTTCTTGATTTATTTAGTTAAAAACCGACAATGAACAAGAATGTGCAGAAGAAAAAGACGTGTGCAGAAAGCACTCTATATCTAATAGATTATGACAATCTTATACACTGCAAAATTTGAAGTAACTAATAAGAAAGGATTGCCTTAATTTTGTGTATCTTTGAGTATGGTTTCTAGCTTTCtacctcttctttttttttttttcattttttggacaagaatgaagcttcaTTAATGAAAGAGAAATACAATTTGTGTTAACAGATGTCTAAACCTaaacaaaacacaaagtaaGAAACCAAGCCCAAAAAAAGAGAGCTACAACCCCAGCCACAAAGGGAGGCTCACACAAATTTAGGCCCGTAAGCTACAAAAGAAGCAGTGAACAGAAAAACCCTAATCTCCAAGCGCCAAAACCCAGCCACCATTGCCACAACCGCTGCTACCTCCGCAAAGGAAGACATCACACCAAATTGAAAAATGCACCCTAACCAAAAACtagatgtcacatcccggcccgggacgGACCACTTCCTGGGCCTGCTCCACCACCGTATCACGATATTGTCCCTTTGGGCCCCAACTCCGCccttatggttttgtttttgggtgacccactgggaagttgctcgtgagttcccaaaaacaaaaccgtgagggcggagttggggcccaaagcggacaatatcgtgctacggtggtggagcgggcccgggaagtggttcACCCCGGGGCAAGTTAGGCCTATTTTGGTTGATCGTATACTCGATGCCCAGATGAATgaggaagaaattcaagaattaattgaggcaaggaaaaaaaaaaaggaaaaagaaagaccttatAGTTAGAGAATCACATGGCATATTTTCCTGAAAAGTGTTtaagacttgtgatttgagttttgctgttatatatgattatatatatactattttttgtgaaagtatacaggttttacaacgaggggttagaagtgttgttatatgaaatattttcgaaaagctttgttttattgacccactcaatcttgttttgcgcccctccaggttcaagatagcagagctttggtgaccacgaggaatccagcggtgttctgacagaattcgcaaaagtaggactcaccctcgggtgttacatcttagtaattgtatctttaaagcttttgaactgtgtaaatggttacgtcacgctcacgtgacggccatcacgccttgattttaggatcggggtgtgtcactagaTCTGAGAGTATTAAGCACAGTCAATCCACCAAGAGCTCAAGCCTCCATAGCCACACCTGCAAGAAAAGTCACCAAAAGTATCAATAGGAGGGGGAGGGCGAAAGAAAAACACCCTTGTTCCAACGTAAATCGTTCCGCACTTCTACCTCTTTTTGATCACCAATAAGCAAGTATGCACTTAATGGCATCCACAAGTTCGATCTTTCTCGCATACCAAGAAGCGAggaaaagaaacaaatttgatCTTTCTCCTTTGATGTTTGAGTTTAAGTATCATGCAAGCTTGTACACACAAATATTGAATAATAcattataaaaactaaaaatcaaaaacaaaaatatagaacATCCAATATTCTTTCCAGATCGTGAAAGTGTTGCTCGAGAGTTCTACGAATATGTCTACAGTGGAGCATATTGTTGAAGActttaagggctggtttggtattgctgtggtttgaaaaaaaaattgcttctactatgctatgagaataagcggctgtgaaataaagttgtagagtgtttggtaaacttttttgtaaaaatgattttgaaaaaaaaaaacagtattatagtgtttggtaaacttttatgtaaaccagatgtgaaaaaaagtcggtttttcaaagatgggttttgcagcttcttgtttttggctttttttcacccaaaactgtgaaaaaaaagctaaagctgaatgtttaccaaacttCACCTAAGGCTGCTCTTCTCAGGATCACTGGAGCTTTAGTTACTCATACACGTCGTCAAGGCAATGGTACTGCTTAATGTATATTTAAACTAACCTAAATAATAgattaatttaaaccaaattaaattCATAAGTGCACGAATCAATTGTAGGAATATATGCAAATACGAGGTTGATCCCACATGAATTgcttttaataccaattcaaccACTTGATTACGCAAAACTTAACTTAATTAGGAAACAAATGATTGATTAATTGATTACgagaaataattaaaactcCAACTTATAATCAAACCATAAAGATGAATAATGAAAAAAACACAACGAATGAAGGTTTACACAAATTAATATCATGAAAGCCTAAGGTCATGAATCCACCAATAACAATCctattccttttcttcaagcCGATCACTATCCAATTACCATGCCAATATTTAAGGTTGTTCTTTCTAATATATGAATTAGTCTGTGGTCAGGCGTCAACTTGTGTGTCTATACGTGACAATTATATCCTATTGGTTAGACATACaattaaacacataaaaacctATTGAGCACTGAGAATCATGTCAACCAAGTAGGACTAATTTGATATTGGTCATCCTCACTAGTTTTATACTCTTCTTAATCTTAGTTCCAATAATTCTAATTGATTGGTCATCCTCTTAGACTTATCTAATTATCTAGAAACAAGGTCCTAATGATGGCCAGTCACAAGAACATTCGAAAATAGAATAAATTAAATACAATGATTAAGAATTAAACATGGTATGTAATCGaataataattaacaaaataCTTTGGAAATAATTATGTCATGGTTTCATCATAAGCCTTAGAAAAGTAGTTTAGTTACATACAATCATAATAAATATCACAAAAAAAGTCATGGAAGAAGATAAAACCCAGAAAAGTATGGTAAAACACACACTAAGCTTCCCTCCTTccctttggacgaattttgttTATAAGGTAGTCTTAAGAGAACCTAGGGTATTATATGTTATCTaggaaaaccctaaaaattatgGTAAAAAACTCtcctaaaataaaacaaatttctaaataattaataaacaaattaGGAAAGAATCCTTCTTGGCTTGGAAAACACGTCATCATATTTTCACGCCAAATTTGGGGTCGATTTACCTTCTGCAAAATTCTGTAAAAATATAGGAAATGTAAATTTATCTCTTATATTTCCAAGCATATGTCGCACACCACTAGAAAAAATCGAAAAAGCCTTCAAATCGCCATTCTCCCACAACTGCACAGTACTGATGGGATTGCAACTTCTGCAGGATTAACTTGCAAAACTAGAACTTTTGGCTTCatggaaaattatgaaattcgAATAAAATAGTCTTCAGCCTCTtagcttccttctccaattgACCTTACATCAAAATTCTTCTGGAAAGTCGAATTATCACAAAAAACGTCGCAGATTGGTTGAAACCAAGAAAAGGAAAGTAATAAGGTTCTTTTAAGACCAATTTGTTAACAAAACATAGGGATAATTGATATGAAATAATAACAAATAATGCACTTATCATTGCTCATCACCTAGCCCGCTTTGCCCTTCATAATTAAGGATAACATCCAAAGTATCCCCTTTTTTAACCATGCAAATCTCCCATcgttgctttaaaaaaaaaaacaaaaaaaaactagtcCACCCAATATCAAAATTAAACTTATTGTTTGTTGGTCATGTTTGATTGAATTTTTAATGCCCACTCCGACGTTAATTTTTTAAACACTACTTAACTTTAATTTGAAAGGGAATTATAAAAACATAATACCAGCAGTCACCCCGCTTCACCAACCGAGGAGTGTGGTGGCTATCggtattttcgtttttttttgtttttaattcatttttaaattagtaattaacatttaaattaAAGTTAAGAGTTACGTGACAGTACACATAGcatatatatgaaagagaaGTTAGATATTGGGAGGATTATAATTTCTtcccatatatattatataattaagcATTTCACATTAGGTAATGAGGAGGGAGAGTTTAGTTATACAGATGATATCATGATAATGTACTTATTGATCTTCAGTCTCCTCGGGGAACAATTCCTTAAGAACTGCCTCGCACTCATAAGTACTCTCCTTCGTCATGAACCCAAGGGGGTTGGCGTAGCGAGCCAAGGCGTTCACACCATTGTTGTCCGTGAGCAAAATCCTAGCCCTCTCGAAGTCGAAGTGGTCAGCGCACTGATCGGTAGGGCTGCGCACGGTCCTCACCTCACAGATTTGCTCCTCAAATTCCCTGTGGGCGGCCAGACTGTAGATGCCATTCTTATCGGTCTTGCCTTCGACTACGTATACGATGGTACCATTTTCACGGCTTCTGCACTCCAAGGCTACCGTAGCACCTGCATGCATGcaattatttttagttttaacatGTGCATTGATCTTTTCACGATGAGATGATAGTACGGTATTACGTTAAGGAAAGGACTTGCAGCTCAAATGATTAGAATATTTACTATGTCCTTTCGGTTCTAAGTTCCAATTCCGTACCCCCGAATATAGTTtgtataaagaaaaagaaacgccTAGCATTTTGAAGTTTAAGGGACAAAATCACTTTGAGATTAGGGAACAAATAACCTTCACATAAAACCATCTTCCTTTCGTTTTTCGTAAACCAAAGAACATTTGATCATTTGTCACACATGGGAGATCTTAGATACTAATAAGAAGAAATGAATAGACAAAACAGAATATGTATGCAACAGTTTTGATATGAACGGATATTGGGGAGATGGAGAATCAAAATCGGGACTTCGAGTGTAGGCATGAATACTCTTGATTAACCAATTAATCTACGAGTTCCGTGTGTATGTAACAACTAGTTAGACTACTTACCGTCAACGGGTGTGCTGAGTCTTGTCTCGAATTGGACACGACATGGGTCGCAGTACACCTTGCCCTCCACGAAGAGAGTTCTGGTGGCGAATGCGAGAGAGTAGAAGCAGGACAAGGTAATGAAGAGTGCTGCGATACCCAAAGCCTTGGCCATTTTATTTCCCCTTGACGGCGTTATGAATTTCTTCCTTGTTAGATATGGTGTTCGGCGTTCCCCCTCGTGTTAAATTTCTTGAAGGCAACCAAAGAGTCCTTTTATAAGTGAAAGAAATTAGGGTTGGTTAGTATTGTGTGGTAATTTTTCGACTTTCTATTTTAAAGCATGTGGAGGGAGTCAAATTACTTGTTATTTTCCGCAATTTTTTCCCTTTCAACTAAAATATGGCAAACttcgaccaaaaaaagaaaaactaaaatatgACAAATGATAAGCAGAGACGGTGAATTTCTGATCTGAAATTTAACAAGTCATTCTTCAAGCTTcaaacttcaaatatttgataaatagagaataaaaatgaatacattgttcaaacttcaaacaaaCAAGAAGATTTGAGTATTTTACATGAAGCTACCACCTACAACGATCAACTGGATCTCAAAATACAACGTATGTATTGATCAATGCTTGCAAAATCTTGGTTGAAAAGCTTTAGATGCAACACTAAAAGGTAAAACACATTGTATGCACTAGTAGTCTAGGATATTTTCTTCTATATGTAAATAAGAAATTTTAAGTTCAGGAGACAAGTTTTATCTCTAATTTTTTATAGGGAAAATAACAGTCACAAAATcttgaaacaaataaaaagttAGAAGgtataaaaaagaaattaaaaaaaaaaacaaaaagtttgaaaacaaaagagaacGTCAACTAGGTAAAGTAGCCAATGAAGAACTTGGCGGCAACTTCACATCTCACAAATGGCTTCCTTCTCTACCTTGAACCTTTCaccaagtccaaaacccacaaaACCCTTACCCCATTCTCTTCTAAAACCACTGATTCCGGCACCCGAAATCGATACCCGAACCCAAATCCAAACCCCTTACCCGAAGCTCATACTCACCGGCCCTTCCCAGCTTTCCGGCCATGTACCCATCAGCGGCTCCAAGAACTCAGCTTTGCCGATTCTGGCGGCGACCCTTTGCTGCTCAGGCACTTCAAGGATTCAAAATGTGCCCGATTTGTTCGATACTCGCACAATGGCTTCGGTTTTAGTGTCTCTTGGAGCTAAAGTTGAAGTCTTGGACAACGAAATGTTGGTTAACACCGATGGGGTTGGCTCAGTTGAGCCTAATGCGGATGAAATTCAAAAGATTAGAGGTGGGTTTTTCGTCATTGGGCCGTTGGTTGCCCGATTCGGGGAGGCGGTGGTTGCATTACCCGGTGGCTGCAATATTGGGGCTCGACCAGTGGACCTATACATTCGGGGTCTTCAATCTCTTGGCGCTGTTGTTGAATTGAGGTCAAGTTTCCTACATTTTATCTTTAAGTTTATATTGGAAGCGCATAATTGTTTGATTTATGTGTTCATAGAATGGTTGCTAAATTTATTTATCAGACTTGAATGAGAGTAAGCACAGTTTGTCTTTGCAGTGTAGAAGAGGTTCTATAGTCACTTTATGATAAATGTATCTGCCTGAATTGTGATATTATAGGTGGTGAGTCGCTACTAAGCGTACGCCAGATGCacaatttctttcacaaactCTAGCGTGCCAAGTAACGAATGAAGCAAAAGGTGCTCTTGCCCACTGAAGCAAAGCATATGTCCTTTATTAATCATCAAAAGGCAGAGAATGTAGTGTGATGATAAAATACTGTCTCTAGGACATCCAAGGATTTTCGTTTTTGTATTAGTtgatgcatatgtatatgtgtTCCCTTGTGTTAACCATCATGAAGTACATATTTTACCCTATACATTTTCCGTCTGAATAACAGGTCTCCACCAATTTTGCCTGTGCTGCTCACAGTTGTTAACTAAAGTTTTTCGctattctaattttttgttgttatttccaTGGTTTATGAATGATGAGATGAGTTGATCCAGTAAACTTTTTGCAATATACAGGGATGGGAAAGTTCAGGCATATGCCGCAAATGGAAGAGGATTAGTTGGAGGAAGTTTCCAACTTGATTACCCGAGTGTGGGGGCAACGGAAACTCTTATGATGGCTGCATGTATGGCTGATGGAACAACTGTACTGTCCAATGTTGCCAGAGTATGATAAGATGAATCTCACTGAACATTTTAGATTCTGATTTTGATAACAATAGAAGTGTGTTAACAGTTATCATTTGCTGTCTAATTGGATTATGTTAACATGGTGAAGTAACTTACTTTCCCAACAACTCACCGTAGGAACCAGAGGTGGTTGATCTTGCTAGGTTTCTTACCAACTGTGGGGCCTGTGTGGATGGAGCAGGCAGCAACAAGCTTGTTATCAAGGGAAAATCCCAGTTGCATGGTTGTGAATGCGTTGTTGCACCTGATCGTATTGAAGCAGGTACATTTATGCTTGCTGCAGCTATTACTTGCTCATGCATCTCGATATCACCTGTCATACCTTGCCAAATGTCCTCTTTGATACACAAACTATCGGCTGCTGGTTGCAAAATCAAGAAATGTTCTCATGATACCTTGGAAGTATGTAACTCGTCTTTCAATTCTTCTGTTCCCATTTTGGTTGCATCTTGTGGTAATTTATAGTTGATAAATACTTCAGGTTTCAGCAGTATCTGGACGTGGGGGTGAAAATTTGCGAAGCGTTGTGGTTAAGACAGGCCCATATCCTGGGTTTCCCACAGACCTCCAACCACAAATAATGGCTTTTCTGACCACGTGCAATGGTTTAAGTTCTGTAGAGGAATCTGTATTTGACAAACGCATGAGTCATGGTATGTGGTAGATAATGTGTTTGCTGGCAtgcatattatatatgtattctTGTCATCTTTTTGTTTCCCTATTTGGGAAACTGATAATATTGTCAAATAGTACTAATTGCATTGAGATATTCTTATACATGTTCCCTGCTTTCTACCAGTAAGCGAACTGCTAAAGCTTGGAGCAAAGATTCAGGTCTGTGCGAGCACTGCTCTGGTTTATGGGAAAGACAATGGAAGGCAAGCAGATTTTCCTTTTTCGTattctaatttttcctttttcccaATTGGAAAATAGCATGATTGTGCTGATTCATGCCTGTTATCATGTCAGTGTCTTGAATGGTTCCTCGCTTGTTGCAAATGACATTAGGGGTGGGATGTCACTAGTATTAGCTGGTTTGGCCGCAGAAGGCACTACAGAGATCAGTGGTGTTGCTCATATTGACCGTGGTTATGAGAATTTAGATATGAAACTTCGTTTTCTGGGAGCTGATGTCAAAAGATTAATGCCTCTTGCATCCTAATTGAAAAGGTAAGAACCTTTTCCTCCAttatgtttcttttgctctttCTGGAGCCCATTCTGACGAGTACACAGAATTTGGTGGCACGATGAGTTAATTTTGGAACTAAAAGTAATTGCATAATTCAAATATTTGTATATAATCGTTTTGAAAAGTTAGAAAAAgatagggtaaaagactgtttactaccctcatgtttcgtggttttcaacatttagcaCATCAAggttttttcgtctcagagtcatacctaaagtgtaaattttgggacagtctcatacatccgttagtcaaactgttaagtctcccgttaactgtgacgtggcgcccatgtggatactgactgggcaccacgtggaaattaaaaataaatgatttataaaataagtaaataaaattatatatatatatatatattaaaaaaaaaaaaaccttcatctttcCCAGATTTGTTGGATTTGTGACCAAGTGGACAATACCTTTGGCTAATAAATTAGAATAAGGAAAAGGGggacatcattatgatgtctaGCCCTTGATTTGTGGCTTTTACAAAGGCAAAGAATATGTGGCCTTGTGTTTTAATTGCAGCCGAAagagagaagaggagagagagaaggcggGGCCTTTTGTTTATACTAAGGCATTTGGTTATGCCTTTGGATGTGTGGGGAGCGGCAGATGAGAGAAACCagggagagcattcggctctcccatttGAATATGAGCTGCTCCTTCCCACCATTTGTAATAATCCCATTTTGTTAGTAATCACTCAATCAAAGATGTTGGTGCTACTTGTGTAgcttttgggagagaaggaTTTTGatgtgtttcttcttctccatttgtttcttagtttgagtgagagctattgattgtatgtgggatttgggtttgagagttaaaactctatttgtaatctccttttgatattagtggaatttcctcgccgtctcggaactggacgtaggcttacgccgaactagtataaatccttgtgttttttggattatttgtcttgtcatattttgccgttgttgcttattggtttcatatttgacgcttccgcacaacaagtggtatcagagctctGGGTTTCGACTTGGAGGCTTTGTACTAGTATGTCTATGAAATCTTCGAATGACGGTGAAATAtgttttatttgaaaaaattcGACAGGAGGAATGACTTTGACATTTGGTCAATTGGAGATGCAGGTGTAGTGTACTGCTTTTGGTGGGTTCTCCGTTGGTCATCGCTGCACCGGAGGTGTTTGTGGGCTGTTGTCGACGAGTTGAGTGGGAAGGAGAAAAAGTAGAAgcagttgaaaattgaaaagaaaatgttgGTTCTTTTTCTTTCGGCATTTGTTTTGGCAGAAGGACATCATGATGACAAATGATGTTGTTGGCtcgaagaaaagggaaaaaggctaaggctaagttttcttctctttggcattttttCAACGGTAGAGAAGTTTTTTCTTCACTCCCACTAGTTGCC
This window of the Malus domestica chromosome 03, GDT2T_hap1 genome carries:
- the LOC103427359 gene encoding olee1-like protein, with the translated sequence MAKALGIAALFITLSCFYSLAFATRTLFVEGKVYCDPCRVQFETRLSTPVDGATVALECRSRENGTIVYVVEGKTDKNGIYSLAAHREFEEQICEVRTVRSPTDQCADHFDFERARILLTDNNGVNALARYANPLGFMTKESTYECEAVLKELFPEETEDQ
- the LOC103431873 gene encoding uncharacterized protein, with protein sequence MASFSTLNLSPSPKPTKPLPHSLLKPLIPAPEIDTRTQIQTPYPKLILTGPSQLSGHVPISGSKNSALPILAATLCCSGTSRIQNVPDLFDTRTMASVLVSLGAKVEVLDNEMLVNTDGVGSVEPNADEIQKIRGGFFVIGPLVARFGEAVVALPGGCNIGARPVDLYIRGLQSLGAVVELRDGKVQAYAANGRGLVGGSFQLDYPSVGATETLMMAACMADGTTVLSNVAREPEVVDLARFLTNCGACVDGAGSNKLVIKGKSQLHGCECVVAPDRIEAGTFMLAAAITCSCISISPVIPCQMSSLIHKLSAAGCKIKKCSHDTLEVSAVSGRGGENLRSVVVKTGPYPGFPTDLQPQIMAFLTTCNGLSSVEESVFDKRMSHVSELLKLGAKIQVCASTALVYGKDNGSVLNGSSLVANDIRGGMSLVLAGLAAEGTTEISGVAHIDRGYENLDMKLRFLGADVKRLMPLAS